In a genomic window of Quercus lobata isolate SW786 chromosome 4, ValleyOak3.0 Primary Assembly, whole genome shotgun sequence:
- the LOC115986411 gene encoding alpha,alpha-trehalose-phosphate synthase [UDP-forming] 1-like, protein MPGNKYFSSPNHVGSPNHIPGRVERLLRDREQRKNNRTCHSNELNDNISRLSESFEHELRLREGENGHARQYLEGPENKRLHQEGRERLDGRPCRQRLLVVANRLPVSAIRRGEDSWSLEISAGGLVSALLGVKEFEARWIGWAGVNVPDEVGQKALTKALAEKRCIPVFLDEEIVHQYYNGYCNNILWPLFHYLGLPQEDRLATTRSFQSQFAAYKKANQMFADVVNKHYEEGDVVWCHDYHLMFLPKCLKEYNIKMKVGWFLHTPFPSSEIHRTLPSRSELLRSVLAADLVGFHTYDYARHFVSACTRILGFEGTPEGVEDQGRLTRVAAFPIGIDSDRFIRALEATQVQDNIRELAERFKGRKVMLGVDRLDMIKGIPQKILAFEKFLEENPDWRDKVVLLQIAVPTRTDVPEYQKLTSQVHEIVGRINGRFGTLSAVPIHHLDRSLDFHALCALYAITDVALVTSLRDGMNLVSYEFVACQDTKKGVLILSEFAGAAQSLGAGAILVNPWNITEVAASIAQALNMPADEREKRHKHNFAHVTSHTAQEWAETFVSELNDTVVEAKLRTRQVPPFLPNKDAINRYLQSNNRLLILGFNATLTEPVDTPGRRGDQIKEMDLKVHPGLKEPLKVLCSDPNTTIVVLSGTDRSVLDENFGEYDMWLAAEHGMFLRLTKGEWMTTMPEHLNMEWVDSVMHVLEYFTERTPRSHFERRATSLVWNYKYADVEFGRLQARDMLQHLWTGPISNASVDVVQGGRSVEVRAVGVTKGAAIDRILGEIVHSKSMTTPIDYVLCIGHFLTKDEDVYTFFEPELPSDAIAIARTKANDGLKQPGERRSSLKLPANRSGSKSSSSQRQTQRPLLNPDKRITNHTCGSGRRPSPEKVSWNVLDLKGENYFSCAVGRTRTNARYTLGSSDDVVSFLKELADAS, encoded by the exons ATGCCTGGGAACAAGTACTTCAGTAGTCCAAACCATGTCGGTAGTCCAAACCATATTCCAGGTCGTGTAGAGCGGCTTTTGAGAGATAGAGAGCAAAGGAAAAACAACAGGACTTGTCATTCGAATGAATTAAATGATAATATCAGCAGGTTGAGTGAATCATTTGAGCATGAATTGCGGTTAAGAGAAGGCGAGAACGGGCATGCTCGCCAATACTTGGAAGGTCCTGAAAACAAAAGGTTGCATCAGGAGGGACGTGAAAGGCTAGATGGGAGGCCGTGTAGACAACGACTGTTGGTGGTGGCTAACAGGCTGCCAGTATCTGCAATTAGGAGAGGTGAAGACTCGTGGTCATTGGAGATAAGTGCTGGTGGTCTGGTCAGTGCACTTCTTG GTGTGAAGGAGTTTGAGGCACGATGGATTGGTTGGGCTGGTGTGAATGTGCCAGATGAGGTTGGACAGAAGGCGCTTACGAAGGCCTTGGCTGAAAAG AGGTGTATTCCTGTATTCCTTGATGAAGAGATTGTTCACCAATATTATAATGGCTATTGCAACAACATTTTATGGCCTCTTTTTCATTACCTTGGCCTTCCACAAGAAGATCGCCTTGCCACTACCCGAAGCTTCCAGTCTCAATTTGCTGCATATAAGAAGGCAAATCAAATGTTTGCTGATGTGGTAAACAAGCACTATGAAGAGGGTGATGTTGTTTGGTGCCATGATTACCATCTCATGTTTCTCCCAAAATGCTTAAAGGAATATAACATCAAAATGAAAGTTGGTTGGTTTCTTCACACCCCATTTCCCTCTTCCGAAATTCATAGGACACTGCCATCTCGGTCAGAGCTCCTGCGTTCTGTTCTTGCTGCTGATTTAGTTGG tTTTCACACCTACGATTATGCGAGGCATTTTGTTAGTGCTTGTACTCGTATTCTTGGATTTGAGGGTACACCTGAGGGAGTTGAGGATCAAGGGAGGCTGACTCGAGTGGCTGCT TTTCCAATTGGGATAGATTCAGATAGGTTTATACGTGCACTTGAGGCCACTCAGGTCCAGGATAACATCAGAGAATTAGCAGAAAGATTTAAAGGCCGAAAG GTAATGTTAGGTGTTGATCGTCTTGATATGATCAAAGGGATTCCTCAAAAGATATTAGCCTTTGAAAAATTTCTTGAGGAAAACCCAGATTGGCGTGATAAAGTAGTGTTGCTGCAAATTGCTGTGCCAACGAGAACAGATGTTCCAGAGT ATCAAAAACTTACAAGCCAGGTTCATGAAATAGTTGGACGCATAAATGGCAGATTTGGAACGTTGTCAGCAGTTCCCATACATCACCTG GATCGTTCTTTGGACTTTCATGCATTATGTGCTCTGTATGCTATTACAG ATGTAGCACTAGTCACATCTCTAAGGGATGGAATGAACCTTGTCAGCTATGAGTTTGTGGCATGCCAAGATACAAAGAAAGGGGTTCTTATTCTTAGTGAA TTTGCTGGTGCTGCACAATCTCTGGGTGCTGGGGCAATACTAGTGAACCCCTGGAACATTACAGAAGTTGCAGCTTCTATTGCCCAAGCTTTGAATATGCCAGCTGATGAAAGAGAGAAGCGACATAAACATAACTTTGCGCATGTGACCAGCCACACTGCTCAAGAATGGGCTGAAACTTTTGTGAG TGAACTAAACGATACTGTGGTAGAGGCAAAACTAAGGACACGACAAGTTCCACCTTTTCTACCAAACAAGGATGCAATCAATCGTTATTTACAATCTAATAATCGATTGCTTATATTG GGATTCAATGCAACATTAACTGAACCAGTGGACACTCCTGGGAGGAGAGGTGATCAAATTAAAGAAATGGATCTTAAAGTGCATCCAGGTCTAAAAGAACCCTTGAAGGTGCTTTGCAGTGATCCAAATACAACAATTGTTGTACTCAGTGGGACTGACAGAAGTGTCTTAGATGAG AACTTTGGAGAGTATGACATGTGGTTGGCAGCAGAGCATGGGATGTTTCTACGCCTTACAAAGGGGGAATGGATGACAACAATGCCAGAGCATTTGAATATGGAATGGGTTGACAGTGTCATG CATGTATTGGAATACTTCACGGAAAGAACTCCCCGATCACATTTTGAACGTCGTGCAACTTCACTTGTATGGAATTACAAATATGCAG ATGTTGAGTTTGGAAGACTTCAAGCAAGGGATATGCTGCAGCATCTCTGGACAGGCCCAATTTCAAATGCATCTGTTGATGTTGTTCAAGGTGGCCGATCTGTTGAGGTGCGAGCAGTGGGTGTCACAAAG GGTGCAGCAATTGACCGCATTCTTGGAGAGATAGTTCACAGTAAATCCATGACAACACCAATAGACTATGTCCTGTGTATCGGACATTTTCTGACAAAG GATGAAGATGTGTACACCTTTTTTGAGCCAGAGCTTCCTTCTGATGCCATTGCTATTGCAAGAACCAAGGCAAATGATGGACTCAAGCAACCTGGTGAGAGAAGATCTTCTTTGAAGCTTCCAGCCAACAGAAGTGGGTCAAAATCATCTTCATCTCAAAGACAGACTCAACGACCTTTGCTGAATCCTGACAAGAGAATTACCAATCATACCTGCGGGAGTGGGCGGCGGCCATCACCAGAAAAGGTTTCATGGAATGTGCTTGATCTAAAGGGAGAGAACTATTTCTCTTGTGCTGTGGGACGAACTCGTACAAATGCTCGGTATACACTTGGATCATCAGATGATGTTGTCTCCTTTCTGAAAGAACTGGCTGATGCATCTTAA